A section of the Mycolicibacterium anyangense genome encodes:
- a CDS encoding cytochrome P450: MTAPAQSQALLVELLDPANRANPYPVYARIRESGPMQLPDNDLHVFSTFAECDEILRHPDSCSDRTKSTMAQKALAAGQQVRPFGTPGFLFLDPPDHTRLRRLVSKAFSPKVVKSLEPDVATMVGGLLEKVSAKGEFDVIEDLAYPLPVAVICRLLGVPIEDEPKFNWASALLAQGLDPFIAFTGQTQGFEERLEAGLWLREYLRELLEKRRAHPAEDLISGLIAVEESGDQLTEEEIVATCNLLLIAGHETTVNLIANAVLALLRHREHWTALAADADLAPAIIEETLRYDPPVQLAGRIAGADMTIGGVEIPKGDNMMLLFAAAQRDPSVTERPDEFDPTRETVRHMAFGKGPHFCLGAPLARLETALALSAVAKRFPNAHLAGEPQYKPNVTLRGMASLPVALG, encoded by the coding sequence ATGACCGCTCCCGCTCAGTCGCAGGCGCTGCTCGTCGAACTACTCGACCCGGCCAACCGGGCCAACCCCTACCCGGTGTACGCCCGGATCCGCGAAAGCGGCCCGATGCAGCTGCCCGACAACGACCTCCACGTCTTCTCGACCTTCGCCGAGTGCGACGAGATCCTGCGCCACCCTGATTCCTGCAGTGATCGCACCAAGTCCACGATGGCGCAAAAGGCCTTGGCCGCAGGCCAGCAGGTGCGCCCGTTCGGCACCCCCGGCTTTCTGTTCCTCGATCCGCCCGACCACACTCGGTTGCGCCGGCTGGTCAGCAAGGCGTTCTCGCCCAAGGTCGTCAAGTCGCTGGAACCCGATGTCGCCACCATGGTCGGCGGTCTGCTCGAAAAGGTCTCTGCCAAGGGTGAATTCGATGTGATCGAAGATCTGGCCTACCCACTTCCGGTAGCGGTGATCTGCCGGCTGCTGGGGGTGCCGATCGAAGACGAGCCGAAGTTCAACTGGGCCTCGGCGCTGCTGGCCCAGGGACTGGATCCGTTCATCGCTTTCACCGGGCAGACCCAGGGCTTCGAGGAGCGCCTGGAAGCCGGGTTGTGGCTGCGCGAATACTTGCGCGAATTGCTCGAGAAGCGGCGCGCCCATCCCGCCGAAGACCTGATCTCGGGCCTGATCGCCGTCGAGGAGTCCGGTGACCAACTCACCGAGGAAGAGATCGTCGCGACCTGCAACCTGCTGCTGATCGCCGGCCATGAGACCACGGTGAACCTGATCGCCAACGCCGTCCTGGCGCTGCTGCGCCACCGCGAGCACTGGACGGCGCTGGCCGCCGACGCCGACCTGGCTCCGGCGATCATCGAGGAGACGCTGCGCTACGACCCGCCGGTGCAACTCGCCGGCCGTATCGCCGGTGCGGACATGACGATCGGCGGCGTCGAGATCCCCAAGGGGGACAACATGATGCTGCTGTTCGCCGCCGCGCAGCGCGACCCGTCGGTGACCGAGCGTCCCGACGAGTTCGACCCCACCCGGGAGACCGTGCGCCACATGGCATTCGGCAAGGGCCCCCATTTCTGCCTCGGTGCCCCGCTGGCCCGGTTGGAGACGGCGCTGGCGTTGTCGGCGGTGGCCAAGCGGTTCCCGAATGCGCACCTGGCCGGTGAGCCGCAGTACAAGCCCAACGTCACCCTGCGGGGGATGGCGTCGCTGCCGGTCGCGTTGGGTTAA
- the gluQRS gene encoding tRNA glutamyl-Q(34) synthetase GluQRS, translated as MSGAGRFAPSPSADLHIGNLRTAVLAWLFARSTGRRFLIRVEDLDDRTHDDVAHRQLADLAAIGITWDAEPQWQSAHPDRYAAVVDDLAARGLVYECYCSRKDILAAPRAPHAPEGAYPGTCRGLSEQQRAQRRASRPPALRLRSDTSEYTVTDLLHGTYTGVVDDFVLRRGDGVPAYNLAVVVDDAHSGVDQVVRGDDLLSSSPRQAYLAELLGYRQPVYAHVPLALNADGKRLAKRDGAVTLAELGVERAFSLISTSLGWPSADLTELLDRFDPTTLPRQPWTYQPV; from the coding sequence GTGAGCGGCGCGGGCCGGTTCGCCCCCAGCCCGTCAGCCGATCTGCACATCGGGAATCTGCGCACCGCCGTGCTGGCCTGGCTGTTCGCCCGCTCGACCGGCAGACGGTTTCTGATCCGGGTCGAAGACCTCGATGACCGCACCCATGACGATGTCGCGCACCGTCAGCTGGCCGATCTCGCCGCCATCGGTATCACCTGGGATGCCGAACCGCAGTGGCAGTCCGCACACCCCGACCGTTACGCCGCGGTCGTCGACGACCTCGCCGCACGCGGCCTGGTCTACGAATGCTATTGCAGCAGAAAGGATATCCTTGCCGCCCCTCGGGCACCGCATGCTCCGGAAGGAGCCTACCCGGGCACCTGCCGTGGGCTGTCCGAGCAGCAGCGGGCCCAGCGTCGCGCGAGCAGGCCACCGGCCCTGCGACTGCGTTCGGATACCTCCGAATACACGGTCACCGATCTGCTGCATGGCACCTACACCGGTGTGGTCGACGATTTCGTGCTGCGTCGCGGCGACGGCGTGCCGGCCTACAACCTGGCGGTGGTGGTCGACGACGCGCACAGCGGCGTCGACCAGGTGGTGCGCGGTGACGACCTGCTGTCCTCGTCTCCCCGGCAGGCCTATCTGGCCGAGCTACTCGGGTATCGGCAGCCGGTCTACGCCCACGTGCCGCTGGCGCTCAATGCCGATGGCAAGCGGCTGGCCAAACGCGACGGTGCGGTGACGCTGGCCGAGCTCGGTGTCGAGCGGGCGTTTTCGCTGATCAGCACCTCCCTGGGGTGGCCGTCAGCCGACCTCACCGAACTGCTGGACCGATTCGACCCGACGACGTTGCCGCGCCAGCCGTGGACATACCAACCCGTTTGA
- a CDS encoding amino acid ABC transporter ATP-binding protein — protein sequence MSDSAAQKTDDIEYRVTAEGVEKAFGDNKVLKGVSFKVQKGTATTIIGPSGSGKTTLLRTLNALDRADAGVIRVDDIELDFSQPIPKPEVRRFQSRSGFVFQGHNLFPHKTVLENVTEGPLIVQKRPKDEVIAEALTLLDQVGLAEKRDQYPYELSGGQQQRVGIARALALKPRLVLFDEPTSALDPELVGEVLSVIKDLAVQGWTLVIVTHEIQFARQVSDQVLFTDQGIILEQGPPSEVIGNPKEARTRQFLERVLNPL from the coding sequence ATGAGTGACAGTGCAGCCCAGAAGACCGACGACATCGAGTATCGCGTCACCGCCGAGGGCGTCGAGAAGGCGTTCGGCGACAACAAGGTGCTCAAGGGTGTGTCGTTCAAGGTTCAGAAGGGCACGGCGACCACGATCATCGGGCCGTCCGGTTCCGGGAAGACCACCCTGTTACGCACCCTCAACGCGCTCGATCGGGCCGATGCCGGCGTCATCCGGGTCGACGATATCGAGCTCGACTTCTCCCAGCCGATTCCCAAGCCCGAGGTACGAAGGTTCCAGTCGCGCAGCGGCTTCGTGTTCCAGGGACACAACCTGTTCCCCCACAAGACGGTGCTGGAGAACGTCACCGAGGGACCGCTGATCGTTCAGAAGCGTCCCAAGGACGAGGTCATCGCCGAGGCTCTGACGCTGCTGGATCAGGTCGGGCTCGCGGAGAAGCGCGACCAATACCCGTACGAGCTTTCCGGTGGCCAGCAGCAGCGGGTGGGCATCGCGCGGGCGCTGGCGCTCAAACCCCGGCTGGTGCTGTTCGACGAGCCCACGTCGGCGTTGGATCCCGAGCTGGTCGGCGAGGTCCTGTCGGTGATCAAGGATCTCGCGGTGCAGGGCTGGACGCTGGTGATCGTGACGCACGAAATCCAGTTCGCCAGGCAGGTTTCGGACCAGGTGCTGTTCACCGACCAGGGCATCATCCTCGAGCAGGGGCCACCGTCGGAGGTCATCGGCAACCCGAAAGAGGCACGGACCCGTCAATTCCTGGAACGAGTGCTCAACCCGCTCTAG
- the tgt gene encoding tRNA guanosine(34) transglycosylase Tgt, producing the protein MPFFTVDAELPGRRGRSGVIHTPHGDIQTPAFVAVGTKATVKAVLPETMRDLGAQAVLANAYHLYLQPGPDIVDEAGGLGAFMNWPGPTFTDSGGFQVLSLGAGFRKVLSMDANRVQADDVIAEGKQRLAHVDDDGVTFISHLDGSTHRFTPEVSMQIQHKIGADIIFAFDELTTLVNTRGYQEESVARTHAWAQRCLTEHRRLTAQRPERPAQALFGVVQGAQYEDLRRQASRDLATLLDSDGRGFDGYGIGGALEKQNLATIVGWCIDELPDDKPRHLLGISEPDDLFAAIEAGADTFDCVSPSRVARNAAVYSPTGRFNINTARFRRDFTPIDEECDCYTCAHYTRAYLHHLFKAKEILSATLCTIHNERFIIRLVDQIRAAIVAGEFDELRDHVLGSYYGTAR; encoded by the coding sequence GTGCCTTTCTTCACCGTCGACGCGGAACTACCCGGCCGGCGGGGACGCAGTGGGGTAATCCACACCCCGCACGGCGACATCCAGACGCCGGCATTCGTCGCCGTCGGCACCAAGGCCACCGTCAAGGCCGTGCTGCCCGAAACCATGCGCGATCTGGGTGCCCAGGCCGTGCTGGCCAACGCCTACCACCTGTACCTGCAGCCCGGTCCCGACATCGTCGACGAGGCCGGTGGTCTCGGTGCGTTCATGAACTGGCCCGGGCCGACGTTCACCGACAGCGGTGGGTTCCAGGTGCTCTCACTGGGCGCGGGGTTTCGCAAGGTGCTGTCGATGGACGCCAACCGGGTCCAGGCCGATGATGTGATCGCCGAGGGCAAGCAGCGGCTGGCCCATGTCGACGACGACGGCGTGACGTTCATTTCGCACCTCGACGGTTCCACGCACCGGTTCACCCCGGAAGTGTCGATGCAGATTCAGCACAAGATCGGTGCGGACATCATCTTCGCCTTCGACGAGCTGACGACATTGGTCAATACCCGTGGCTACCAAGAGGAATCGGTGGCGCGGACACACGCGTGGGCGCAACGCTGCCTGACCGAACACCGGCGGCTGACGGCGCAGCGGCCGGAACGTCCCGCGCAGGCGTTGTTCGGGGTGGTCCAGGGTGCGCAGTACGAGGATCTGCGCCGCCAGGCGTCCCGTGATCTGGCGACCCTGCTGGATTCCGACGGCCGCGGCTTCGACGGCTACGGCATCGGCGGCGCGCTGGAGAAGCAGAACCTGGCCACCATCGTCGGCTGGTGCATCGATGAATTGCCCGACGACAAGCCGCGTCATCTGCTCGGGATCAGCGAGCCCGACGATTTGTTCGCCGCGATCGAGGCCGGTGCGGACACCTTCGACTGTGTGTCACCGTCGCGGGTGGCGCGCAACGCCGCGGTGTATTCGCCGACCGGCCGGTTCAACATCAACACCGCGCGGTTCCGGCGTGACTTCACCCCCATCGACGAGGAGTGCGACTGCTACACCTGCGCGCACTACACCCGGGCGTACCTGCACCATCTGTTCAAGGCCAAGGAGATCCTGTCGGCCACGCTGTGCACGATTCACAACGAACGCTTCATCATTCGACTGGTCGACCAGATCCGCGCGGCTATCGTCGCCGGTGAGTTCGACGAGCTGCGCGATCACGTCCTGGGCAGCTACTACGGCACCGCCCGCTGA
- a CDS encoding ATP-dependent DNA ligase, translated as MDLPVMPPVSPMLAKSVTSFPPDASYEPKWDGFRSICFRDGDEVELGSRNERPLTRYFPELLAAARTELPPRCVIDGEIIIATGHGLDFEALQQRIHPADSRVRLLAEQTPAAFVAFDLLALGDHDYTAAPFSERRAALVDALAAAGPTFHVTPATTDLPTAQRWFAEFEGAGLDGIIAKPLTVTYQPDKRVMFKIKHERTADCVVAGYRLHKSGADAIGSLLLGLYKPDGHLASVGVIGAFPMAKRRALFTELQPLVTDFEHHPWNWAAHESGERTPRKNEGSRWNAGKDLSFTPLRPELVVEVRYDHMEGDRFRHTAQFNRWRPDRDPRSCTYEQLDEPVRFRVGDIVPGLGGHG; from the coding sequence ATGGACCTGCCCGTCATGCCGCCGGTCTCCCCGATGCTGGCCAAGTCGGTGACGTCCTTCCCGCCGGATGCCTCCTACGAACCGAAATGGGACGGCTTCCGGTCGATCTGTTTCCGGGACGGCGACGAGGTCGAGTTGGGCAGCCGCAACGAGCGGCCGTTGACCCGCTACTTCCCCGAGTTGCTCGCCGCCGCCAGGACGGAGCTTCCACCCCGGTGTGTGATCGACGGGGAGATCATCATCGCCACCGGGCACGGGCTGGATTTCGAAGCGCTGCAACAACGCATCCATCCCGCCGACTCCCGGGTCCGTCTGCTCGCCGAGCAGACCCCGGCCGCGTTCGTGGCCTTCGACCTGCTCGCCCTGGGCGATCACGACTACACCGCCGCGCCGTTCAGTGAGCGGCGCGCCGCCCTGGTCGACGCGCTCGCCGCGGCCGGACCCACGTTCCACGTCACGCCGGCCACCACCGACCTTCCGACCGCCCAGCGATGGTTCGCCGAATTCGAGGGTGCCGGGCTCGACGGCATCATCGCCAAGCCGCTGACCGTCACCTACCAGCCGGACAAGCGGGTGATGTTCAAGATCAAGCATGAGCGCACCGCCGACTGTGTGGTGGCCGGTTACCGGTTGCACAAGTCCGGTGCCGACGCCATCGGCTCCCTGTTGCTCGGGCTGTACAAGCCCGACGGACACCTGGCGTCCGTCGGCGTGATCGGGGCGTTCCCGATGGCCAAGCGGCGCGCCTTGTTCACCGAGTTGCAGCCCCTGGTGACCGACTTCGAGCACCACCCGTGGAATTGGGCGGCCCACGAATCCGGCGAGCGCACGCCACGCAAGAACGAAGGATCGCGGTGGAATGCCGGTAAGGACCTGTCGTTCACGCCCCTGCGTCCCGAACTCGTGGTCGAAGTTCGCTACGACCACATGGAGGGCGACCGGTTCCGGCATACCGCGCAATTCAATCGCTGGCGGCCCGACCGCGATCCCCGCTCGTGCACCTACGAACAACTCGACGAGCCGGTCCGGTTCCGTGTCGGTGACATCGTCCCCGGACTCGGCGGTCACGGGTGA
- a CDS encoding ABC transporter permease subunit (The N-terminal region of this protein, as described by TIGR01726, is a three transmembrane segment that identifies a subfamily of ABC transporter permease subunits, which specificities that include histidine, arginine, glutamine, glutamate, L-cystine (sic), the opines (in Agrobacterium) octopine and nopaline, etc.) — MRHLPRTLLLAVLLVAAVLLGACGSKSDGGAPLSSGVLRVGTEGTYAPFSYQDPATGQLAGYDVDVANAVGERLGKKVEFVQTPWDSIFAALEANRFDVVANEVTITPERQSKYDISEPYSVGEGVVITRANDNSITSVADLKGKTVGATVTSNWAQVSRDAGAKLEPVEGFTQAITLLNQGRVDAVVNDSIAFYAYQTETNDKSVKIGATIGEKSEQGFAARKNSGLLPELNKALDELKADGTLAAISQKYLKANVTGAPTAGGTEPGHRSVWKLIADNLWPLAKAAITVTIPLTIISFVIGLVIALIVALGRLSRNAVVSNVARFYISIIRGTPLLVQLFIIFFALPQIGIKLAPFLAAVIAFSLNVGGYAAEIIRSAIQSIPKGQWEAAETIGYNYAGALRRIILPQAARVAVPPLSNTLISLVKDTSLASTILVTELLRTAQVAAAPTFEFFALYGTAAVYYWIICLVLSFGQSRLEHRLERHVAR; from the coding sequence ATGCGTCACCTCCCCCGCACCCTGCTGCTGGCCGTCCTGCTGGTCGCCGCAGTGCTGCTGGGTGCTTGCGGGTCGAAGTCCGACGGCGGCGCTCCGCTGTCCTCGGGCGTACTGCGGGTCGGCACCGAAGGCACCTACGCGCCGTTCAGCTACCAGGATCCTGCGACCGGGCAACTGGCCGGCTACGACGTCGACGTCGCCAATGCGGTCGGCGAGCGGCTTGGTAAGAAGGTCGAATTCGTCCAGACCCCATGGGATTCCATCTTCGCAGCGCTGGAAGCCAACCGGTTCGACGTGGTGGCCAACGAAGTCACCATCACCCCGGAACGCCAGAGCAAATACGACATCTCCGAGCCCTACTCGGTGGGCGAAGGCGTCGTCATCACCCGGGCCAACGACAACTCCATCACCTCGGTGGCCGATCTGAAGGGCAAGACCGTCGGCGCCACGGTGACCAGCAACTGGGCCCAGGTGTCCCGCGACGCCGGCGCCAAGCTGGAACCGGTCGAGGGATTCACCCAGGCAATCACCCTGCTCAACCAGGGCCGGGTCGACGCCGTGGTCAACGACAGCATCGCCTTCTACGCCTACCAGACCGAGACCAACGACAAGTCGGTCAAGATCGGCGCCACCATCGGGGAGAAGAGCGAACAGGGCTTCGCGGCCCGGAAGAACAGCGGCCTGCTGCCCGAGCTGAACAAGGCCCTCGACGAACTGAAGGCCGACGGCACACTGGCGGCGATCTCACAGAAGTACCTGAAAGCCAATGTCACGGGCGCGCCGACCGCTGGCGGTACCGAACCCGGACACCGCTCGGTGTGGAAACTCATCGCCGACAACCTCTGGCCACTGGCCAAGGCCGCGATCACGGTCACGATTCCGCTGACCATCATCAGCTTTGTCATCGGTCTGGTGATCGCACTGATCGTGGCGCTGGGCCGGTTGTCGAGGAACGCCGTCGTGTCGAATGTGGCTCGGTTCTACATCTCGATCATCCGCGGTACGCCACTGCTGGTTCAGCTGTTCATCATCTTCTTCGCGCTACCGCAGATCGGGATCAAGCTCGCGCCGTTCCTGGCCGCGGTGATCGCGTTCAGCCTCAACGTCGGCGGCTATGCGGCGGAGATCATCCGCTCGGCAATCCAGAGCATCCCGAAGGGCCAATGGGAGGCCGCCGAGACCATCGGCTACAACTACGCCGGAGCGCTGCGCCGGATCATCCTCCCGCAGGCTGCGCGAGTAGCCGTGCCGCCGCTGTCGAACACCCTGATATCACTGGTGAAAGACACGTCGCTGGCCTCGACGATCCTGGTCACCGAACTGCTGCGCACCGCACAGGTGGCCGCCGCTCCGACCTTCGAGTTCTTCGCGTTGTACGGCACGGCGGCCGTGTACTACTGGATCATCTGCCTGGTCCTCTCGTTCGGCCAGAGCCGCCTCGAGCACCGGCTGGAAAGGCATGTGGCGCGATGA
- a CDS encoding TetR/AcrR family transcriptional regulator — translation MSSEHREVTRGGRGARARILDAAGRLFYREGINTTGVEQLASAAAVSKRTLYQHFPSKQAVVEEYLRGIQDRVGDPISPTPGDLARTPRARLLAIFDRPLPPGQMRGCPFHNAAVEAASMPGVQDIVHNHKQDFLDGLIALAQQAGAANPRLLGWQLAVLYEGAAALGTSLDDPTSWGYARKAAQTLLDSAVK, via the coding sequence GTGAGCAGTGAGCACCGAGAGGTAACGCGCGGCGGCCGCGGCGCCCGTGCCCGCATCCTCGATGCAGCTGGCCGGCTGTTCTACCGGGAAGGTATCAACACCACCGGCGTCGAGCAGCTGGCCAGCGCAGCTGCGGTATCCAAACGGACTCTCTACCAACATTTTCCGAGCAAGCAAGCAGTGGTCGAGGAATACCTGCGAGGTATTCAGGACCGCGTCGGTGATCCCATCAGTCCGACACCCGGCGATCTGGCTCGCACACCACGAGCACGGCTGCTCGCGATCTTCGACCGCCCGCTGCCGCCCGGGCAGATGCGGGGCTGCCCGTTCCACAATGCCGCTGTCGAAGCCGCGTCCATGCCCGGTGTGCAGGACATCGTCCACAATCACAAGCAGGATTTCCTCGACGGTCTGATCGCCTTGGCCCAACAGGCCGGGGCTGCCAACCCGCGGCTGCTCGGCTGGCAGTTGGCCGTGCTCTACGAGGGCGCGGCGGCCCTCGGCACCTCCCTCGACGACCCCACCAGCTGGGGGTACGCCCGCAAAGCCGCGCAGACCCTCCTCGACTCCGCGGTGAAGTAG
- a CDS encoding lipoprotein LpqH, producing the protein MNRGFVVAVAGAAVLVAGLSGCSKDDKKSESTSSASSSSAAASASSSAAETPSASSGASTAKVTIDGQPQTINGQVVCATAAGNYNIAIGEAATGIAVVMSEDASKVHSVGLGNVNGVTLGYQEGVPGGASATATKDGNNFKITGTATGIDMANPMQPVNKPFEIDVTCP; encoded by the coding sequence GTGAATCGTGGCTTTGTGGTGGCCGTAGCCGGCGCCGCAGTTCTGGTCGCCGGCCTGTCCGGCTGTTCCAAAGACGACAAGAAATCGGAGTCGACGTCGAGCGCGTCGAGTTCGTCGGCGGCGGCAAGCGCATCCTCGAGCGCAGCCGAGACACCCAGCGCCAGTTCCGGCGCCAGCACCGCCAAGGTGACCATCGACGGTCAGCCGCAGACCATCAACGGGCAGGTCGTCTGCGCGACCGCAGCCGGCAACTACAACATCGCCATCGGTGAGGCCGCCACCGGGATCGCCGTCGTGATGAGCGAAGACGCGTCCAAGGTGCACTCCGTCGGCCTGGGCAACGTCAACGGCGTGACCCTGGGCTACCAGGAGGGCGTGCCGGGCGGCGCCTCGGCCACCGCCACCAAGGACGGCAACAACTTCAAGATCACCGGAACCGCGACGGGCATCGACATGGCCAACCCGATGCAGCCGGTCAACAAGCCCTTCGAGATCGACGTCACCTGCCCCTGA
- a CDS encoding flavin monoamine oxidase family protein: MSQTSRRDADVVIVGAGLSGMIAARTVLAAGLQPLVLEADERVGGRILTEEVIPGLPVELGAQWIGDTHHRMFALAEELGVQTYPQYDDGQTSYELVGSGVLGENEFHARFADELAALERVFRTLDELAAEVPPAAPWLAPHAEEWDVMTAADWYDAQGLAPVARTLLEICTVGILAVPTVEVSFLHLLFTIQTCGVTAELFAESEGGAQTTRFVGGTSEIPNRLAALISEHIVLKAPVWLIEHSADSVSVHCRGGLVATGRRVIVAISPTLAGRIMYDPPLPGVRDQLTQRMPNGSAMKAFFIYDEPFWRADGFNGQLISDIGPARMSNDTCLPGDDHGIILMFLEGEQARDYAKWSQDDRREALTAELVRHFGSRAATPEFYVDGEWSDRQWTRGCYNANHGPHVWTTYGSALSEPIGTIHWASTDTATFWSAYMEGAVDAGERAASEVIAALNG, translated from the coding sequence ATGTCACAGACCTCCCGCCGGGACGCCGATGTGGTCATCGTCGGCGCCGGGCTGTCCGGAATGATCGCTGCCCGCACGGTACTGGCAGCCGGTCTGCAGCCGCTGGTGCTCGAAGCGGACGAACGCGTCGGAGGCCGGATCCTCACCGAGGAGGTCATCCCGGGGCTGCCGGTGGAACTGGGCGCCCAGTGGATCGGCGACACCCACCACCGGATGTTCGCGCTGGCCGAGGAACTCGGCGTCCAGACCTATCCGCAGTACGACGACGGCCAGACGTCCTATGAGCTGGTGGGCTCAGGAGTGTTGGGAGAGAACGAGTTCCACGCCCGCTTCGCCGACGAACTGGCGGCCCTGGAGCGGGTATTCCGGACGCTGGACGAATTGGCGGCCGAGGTTCCGCCGGCGGCGCCCTGGCTGGCGCCGCACGCCGAGGAATGGGATGTCATGACGGCGGCCGACTGGTACGACGCCCAAGGCCTGGCCCCGGTCGCGCGCACGCTGCTGGAGATCTGCACCGTCGGCATCCTCGCGGTGCCCACGGTCGAGGTGTCGTTCCTGCATCTGCTGTTCACCATCCAAACGTGCGGTGTCACCGCGGAGTTGTTCGCCGAGTCCGAGGGCGGCGCGCAGACCACCCGCTTTGTCGGCGGCACCAGTGAGATACCGAATCGCTTGGCGGCATTGATCTCCGAGCACATCGTGCTCAAGGCTCCGGTATGGCTGATCGAGCACAGCGCCGACAGCGTGAGCGTGCATTGTCGCGGCGGCTTGGTGGCCACCGGCCGGCGTGTCATCGTGGCGATCTCGCCGACGCTGGCCGGGCGGATCATGTACGACCCGCCGCTGCCCGGGGTTCGCGACCAGCTCACCCAGCGGATGCCCAACGGATCGGCGATGAAGGCGTTCTTCATCTACGATGAACCCTTCTGGCGCGCAGACGGTTTCAACGGTCAGCTGATCTCCGACATCGGCCCGGCGCGGATGTCCAACGACACCTGCCTGCCCGGTGACGACCACGGCATCATCCTGATGTTCCTGGAGGGCGAACAGGCCCGCGACTACGCCAAGTGGTCGCAGGACGACCGCCGCGAGGCGCTGACCGCCGAGCTGGTGCGCCACTTCGGCAGCAGGGCCGCCACCCCCGAGTTCTACGTCGACGGGGAATGGTCGGATCGGCAGTGGACGCGTGGCTGCTACAACGCCAACCACGGCCCGCATGTGTGGACCACCTACGGATCAGCGCTGAGCGAACCGATCGGCACCATCCACTGGGCCTCCACCGACACCGCGACCTTCTGGAGCGCCTACATGGAGGGCGCGGTGGACGCCGGCGAGCGGGCGGCGTCCGAAGTCATCGCGGCGCTCAACGGTTAA
- a CDS encoding haloalkane dehalogenase yields MQTLRTPEDRFAELPDFDFQPHYAELDDDEGATLRVAWVEAGPAHADPVLMLHGEPTWSFLYRKMIPIIAAAGYRVICPDLVGFGRSDKPTRLEDHTYARHVEWMRALAFDVLDLHRVTLVGQDWGGLIGLRVAAENPDRFSRIVVANTGLPTGDVSMPEIWWKFREAIQSAPTVDVGRFVESGCRRPMSDEVRAGYDAPFPEDSFSVAARAMPGLVPTSPDDPASDANRRAWAVLAASTTPVLVAFSDGDPITGGMAPIFREHMTGAKGIEHPTIHDAGHFLQEDAGEDLARHIVSFLG; encoded by the coding sequence GTGCAGACCCTGCGTACCCCCGAAGATCGGTTCGCTGAACTCCCCGACTTCGACTTTCAGCCGCACTACGCCGAACTCGACGACGACGAGGGCGCGACCCTGCGCGTGGCCTGGGTGGAGGCCGGTCCCGCCCACGCCGACCCGGTCCTGATGTTGCACGGCGAACCGACGTGGTCGTTCCTGTACCGCAAGATGATCCCCATCATCGCCGCCGCCGGCTACCGAGTGATCTGTCCGGACCTCGTCGGTTTCGGTCGCTCCGACAAGCCGACCCGGCTCGAGGACCACACCTACGCGCGCCACGTCGAATGGATGCGGGCACTGGCCTTCGATGTGCTGGATCTGCACCGGGTGACCCTGGTGGGTCAGGACTGGGGTGGTCTGATCGGCCTTCGGGTGGCTGCGGAGAACCCGGACCGGTTCAGCCGCATCGTGGTCGCCAACACCGGTCTGCCGACCGGGGACGTCAGCATGCCCGAGATCTGGTGGAAGTTCCGCGAGGCCATTCAGAGCGCACCCACCGTCGACGTCGGGCGGTTCGTCGAGTCCGGCTGCCGCCGGCCGATGAGTGACGAGGTGCGCGCGGGCTACGACGCCCCGTTCCCCGAGGACAGCTTCTCGGTCGCGGCACGGGCGATGCCAGGCCTGGTGCCGACCAGTCCGGACGACCCGGCATCCGACGCCAACCGCCGGGCCTGGGCTGTGCTGGCGGCCAGCACGACGCCGGTGCTGGTGGCGTTCAGCGATGGCGACCCGATCACCGGCGGCATGGCACCGATCTTCCGCGAGCACATGACCGGGGCCAAGGGCATCGAGCACCCGACGATCCACGACGCCGGTCACTTCCTGCAGGAGGACGCCGGCGAGGACCTGGCCCGGCACATCGTGAGCTTCCTGGGGTAG